In Thermodesulfobacteriota bacterium, a single genomic region encodes these proteins:
- a CDS encoding pirin family protein, translating to MVKIRKSNERGHTNLGWLDSYHTFSFGDYYDADYIGFHKLRVINEDRIKGGTGFGSHPHRDMEIITYIQEGSLEHKDSIANGSVIKKGDMQRMSAGTGVVHSEYNHSESEPVHLLQIWILPKEKGIKPSYEERSIDPNGIKGNLSLVATGTRSKKNEALYLNQDVDIYLSSLEMGQEVKHIAEADHHLWVQAIRGSLILNGKNLEQGDGASIQNEGEIIISTNDSAEFLLFDME from the coding sequence ATGGTAAAGATAAGAAAAAGCAATGAAAGGGGACACACAAATTTAGGATGGCTGGACAGTTATCACACATTCTCATTTGGAGATTACTACGACGCGGATTATATCGGATTTCACAAACTCCGTGTTATAAACGAAGATAGAATTAAAGGGGGTACCGGATTTGGATCTCATCCGCACAGGGACATGGAAATTATTACTTATATACAAGAAGGTTCCCTAGAACATAAAGATAGCATTGCGAATGGTTCCGTCATAAAAAAGGGTGACATGCAGAGAATGAGTGCAGGAACTGGAGTAGTTCACAGCGAGTACAATCATTCTGAATCTGAACCTGTTCATTTATTACAAATATGGATACTGCCGAAGGAAAAGGGTATTAAGCCGAGCTACGAAGAACGATCTATTGACCCAAATGGTATAAAGGGTAATCTAAGCCTTGTTGCAACAGGGACAAGAAGCAAGAAAAATGAAGCGTTATACCTAAATCAGGACGTCGATATTTATTTATCCTCCCTTGAAATGGGGCAAGAGGTTAAGCATATAGCTGAGGCGGATCATCACCTATGGGTTCAGGCCATTAGGGGGTCTCTAATTTTAAACGGAAAGAATTTAGAACAAGGAGATGGTGCATCTATTCAGAATGAAGGGGAAATA
- a CDS encoding MarR family transcriptional regulator: MGTKYKGTQKEMRALNAFINFMRAADSVSSRLSRLLAKYELTMSQFGALEALYHLGPLNQNALGKKLLKTSGNITMVVDNLEKRGLVERERSSEDRRAVNVMLTETGKKFIKEIFPEHVQSIVAEFEVLNPGEQEFLRHLSRRLGKQEKD; this comes from the coding sequence ATGGGCACAAAATATAAGGGGACTCAAAAAGAAATGAGGGCTTTGAACGCCTTTATAAATTTCATGCGCGCTGCAGATAGTGTGAGTTCAAGACTATCTCGTTTACTAGCGAAATATGAACTGACGATGAGTCAGTTCGGGGCGTTAGAGGCTCTATATCATCTTGGTCCTCTTAACCAAAACGCGCTTGGCAAAAAACTTCTTAAAACAAGCGGCAATATAACAATGGTAGTAGATAACCTTGAAAAAAGGGGGTTAGTCGAAAGGGAACGCAGCTCGGAGGACCGTAGAGCAGTAAATGTAATGCTTACAGAAACAGGGAAGAAATTTATAAAAGAAATCTTTCCAGAGCATGTGCAATCAATTGTGGCTGAGTTTGAAGTCTTAAATCCAGGGGAGCAGGAATTCCTTCGCCATTTAAGTAGAAGGCTTGGGAAGCAGGAAAAGGATTGA
- a CDS encoding CopG family antitoxin — MKKIPKFKTDEEAARFWETHSFEDYNRDTKEAEIGFVKRPKKTIAIRLDPDDIKKVEAIAERKGLSYTALLRMWIKEHLAKESRHIA, encoded by the coding sequence ATGAAGAAGATACCGAAATTTAAAACTGATGAGGAAGCTGCAAGGTTCTGGGAAACCCACAGCTTTGAAGACTATAATAGAGATACAAAAGAGGCTGAGATAGGGTTCGTTAAAAGACCAAAGAAGACGATTGCAATAAGACTTGATCCGGATGATATTAAAAAAGTTGAAGCAATTGCTGAGCGTAAGGGACTGAGCTACACAGCGCTTCTCAGGATGTGGATTAAAGAGCATCTCGCCAAGGAATCAAGGCATATCGCTTAA